A stretch of the Streptomyces sp. WMMB303 genome encodes the following:
- a CDS encoding helix-turn-helix transcriptional regulator produces MHYGTSRGQAGSSFDGAAARRLREGLGLSAEDVAYGMRAAYGTGVDARTVAAWEAGAAAPDERHLAALAGALWCAAADLMGDPGTLREYRLARGVSLTDVARETGMSPEEYAAVEESGDWPGNARQADALGAVLRLPVPALIEFTGRGEELARLLRKAAATRWQAYTDPVCALVPLPREYVADGLRALHAAYHSTTAASLGWGQPASASSRDAGRAFMDEILAHFWQAVEA; encoded by the coding sequence ATGCACTACGGCACGTCACGGGGGCAGGCAGGAAGTTCGTTCGACGGCGCGGCCGCACGACGGCTGCGGGAGGGGTTGGGGCTCTCCGCGGAGGATGTCGCGTACGGGATGCGTGCCGCTTACGGCACCGGCGTCGACGCCCGTACGGTCGCGGCGTGGGAGGCCGGAGCGGCGGCGCCCGATGAGCGGCATCTGGCCGCCCTCGCGGGCGCGCTGTGGTGCGCGGCAGCCGATCTGATGGGCGACCCCGGAACGCTGCGCGAGTACCGGCTGGCCCGAGGTGTCTCGCTGACCGATGTCGCCCGGGAGACCGGGATGTCCCCCGAGGAGTACGCCGCCGTCGAGGAATCCGGCGACTGGCCGGGGAACGCCCGGCAGGCCGACGCGCTGGGCGCGGTGCTGCGGCTGCCGGTACCGGCGTTGATCGAGTTCACCGGACGCGGCGAGGAGCTCGCGCGCCTGTTGCGGAAGGCCGCGGCGACCCGGTGGCAGGCGTACACGGATCCGGTCTGCGCGTTGGTGCCGCTGCCCCGCGAGTACGTCGCGGACGGGCTGCGGGCGCTGCACGCGGCGTACCACTCCACGACGGCAGCCTCCCTCGGTTGGGGGCAGCCCGCCTCGGCCTCGTCCCGCGACGCGGGCCGGGCCTTCATGGACGAGATCCTCGCGCACTTCTGGCAGGCCGTGGAGGCCTGA
- a CDS encoding nucleobase:cation symporter-2 family protein produces MPPLKLFTTGLQHVAAMYAGVVAPPLVIGAAVGLSPSELTFLTGASLFMAGIATLLQTLGFWKVGARLPFVNGVTFATVAPMLAINKSEGPADALPVIFGATMVAAALGFVIAPFFSKLVRFFPPVVTGSVITLIGVSLMPVAFNWAQGGNAKDPDYGGFDNIGMAGATLLIVLLLRRFTSGFLKQIAVLIGLVVGTLIAIPVGITDFTAVEQADIVGFPTPFHFGAPQFALAAIISMCVVMLVSMTESTADMLALGEVVDRPSGEQTIAAGLRADTLGSFVSPFFNGFLCSAFAQNIGLVAMTRIRSRFVVATGGGILIVMGLCPLAAGLVAAVPQPVLGGAGVVLFGSVAASGIQTLLKADLGKDNNVLIVGTALAVGIIPIAAPDFYHAFPEGAKIILDSGISTGCVTAVVLNLVFNHLGRSRRDDEVVAHPMEPGEGIPHPREGAPA; encoded by the coding sequence ATGCCGCCGCTCAAGCTGTTCACCACCGGCCTGCAGCATGTGGCCGCCATGTACGCGGGAGTGGTGGCGCCGCCGCTCGTCATCGGCGCGGCCGTGGGCCTCTCGCCGTCCGAACTGACGTTCCTCACCGGGGCCAGCCTCTTCATGGCCGGCATCGCGACCCTGCTGCAGACGCTCGGCTTCTGGAAGGTCGGCGCGCGGCTGCCGTTCGTCAACGGCGTCACCTTCGCCACCGTGGCCCCCATGCTCGCCATCAACAAGTCCGAAGGCCCGGCCGACGCGCTGCCGGTCATCTTCGGCGCGACGATGGTCGCAGCCGCGCTCGGCTTCGTCATCGCCCCGTTCTTCAGCAAGCTCGTCCGCTTTTTCCCGCCGGTGGTCACCGGCAGCGTCATCACCCTCATCGGCGTCTCGCTGATGCCCGTCGCCTTCAACTGGGCCCAGGGCGGCAACGCGAAGGATCCCGACTACGGCGGTTTCGACAACATCGGCATGGCGGGCGCCACCTTGCTGATCGTGCTGCTGCTGCGCCGGTTCACCTCCGGCTTCCTCAAGCAGATAGCCGTGCTGATCGGCCTCGTCGTCGGCACCCTGATAGCGATACCGGTCGGCATCACGGACTTCACCGCGGTCGAGCAGGCCGACATCGTCGGCTTCCCCACCCCCTTCCACTTCGGCGCCCCGCAGTTCGCACTCGCCGCGATCATCTCGATGTGCGTGGTCATGCTGGTCTCGATGACCGAATCCACCGCCGACATGCTGGCACTCGGCGAGGTCGTGGACCGCCCCTCCGGGGAGCAGACCATCGCCGCCGGACTCCGCGCCGACACCCTCGGCTCCTTCGTCAGCCCTTTCTTCAACGGCTTCCTGTGCAGCGCCTTCGCGCAGAACATCGGCCTCGTGGCGATGACCCGCATCCGCAGCCGGTTCGTGGTCGCCACCGGGGGCGGCATCCTCATCGTCATGGGTCTCTGCCCGCTCGCCGCCGGGCTGGTCGCGGCCGTGCCGCAGCCGGTACTGGGCGGAGCCGGCGTCGTGCTGTTCGGCTCCGTGGCGGCCAGCGGCATCCAGACCCTGCTCAAGGCGGACCTCGGCAAGGACAACAACGTGCTGATCGTGGGTACGGCGCTGGCCGTCGGCATCATCCCGATCGCGGCGCCGGACTTCTACCACGCGTTCCCCGAGGGCGCGAAGATCATCCTCGACTCCGGGATCTCGACCGGCTGCGTCACCGCCGTCGTCCTCAACCTGGTCTTCAACCACCTCGGACGCTCCCGCCGTGACGACGAGGTGGTGGCACACCCCATGGAACCCGGCGAGGGCATCCCGCACCCGCGTGAGGGTGCCCCCGCGTAG
- a CDS encoding GPP34 family phosphoprotein, which yields MAVTLGEEVALLALDDHSGAAKNRSAAGWAVAGGVLLDLTLAGRVAVVDERLTVTDPTPTGDALLDGRLAKITEWAERDTKAKVGDWLGKDQSKALEAAVENLCARGVVTEHKHRTLGIFTTRRYPEVDGTAERELRHRLEDVVRYGAEPDERTTGLIALLHAAGLHGVAFPGVARKQVAPRMEAIAEGQWVAEDIRQAIQDMQAVLVAVMTATTAATTVATM from the coding sequence ATGGCGGTCACACTGGGTGAGGAAGTGGCACTGCTCGCACTGGACGACCACTCCGGCGCCGCGAAGAACCGATCAGCCGCCGGCTGGGCCGTCGCCGGTGGCGTGCTGCTGGACCTGACACTGGCGGGCCGGGTCGCCGTCGTCGACGAGCGGCTCACCGTGACCGACCCGACGCCGACGGGCGACGCGCTGCTGGACGGACGGCTGGCGAAGATCACCGAATGGGCCGAGCGCGACACCAAGGCCAAGGTCGGCGACTGGCTCGGCAAGGACCAGTCCAAGGCGCTCGAGGCGGCCGTCGAGAACCTCTGCGCACGCGGCGTCGTCACCGAGCACAAGCACCGCACACTCGGCATCTTCACCACCCGCCGCTACCCCGAGGTGGACGGCACGGCCGAACGCGAGCTGCGGCACCGGCTGGAGGACGTCGTGCGCTACGGCGCGGAGCCGGACGAGCGCACGACCGGGCTGATCGCCCTGCTGCACGCCGCCGGCCTGCACGGAGTGGCCTTCCCCGGGGTGGCCAGGAAGCAGGTGGCTCCGCGGATGGAGGCCATCGCCGAGGGACAGTGGGTGGCCGAGGACATCCGCCAGGCCATCCAGGACATGCAGGCGGTCCTGGTGGCCGTCATGACCGCGACCACGGCAGCCACCACGGTCGCCACGATGTGA
- a CDS encoding nucleotidyltransferase family protein yields the protein MTHSGQTSHDPERDTPPRVAGLLLAAGAGRRLGGRPKALLRHSGRLLVEHAARALREGGCGPVYVVLGAAGERVRETAALPGCVLVDNPDWTRGMGSSLRAGLTAVSAADAAAGDEGTGPGAEAVLVSLVDQPGIGADAVARVRAAYRSPVTLAAAAYGGRRGHPVLLGCAHWTGVARSAQADAGARGYLRERQDALALVECADLADPSDIDTPDDLHRLR from the coding sequence ATGACGCACAGCGGACAGACTTCCCACGACCCCGAGCGCGATACGCCGCCCCGGGTGGCCGGGCTGCTGCTGGCCGCCGGCGCGGGGCGGCGGCTGGGCGGCCGGCCGAAGGCGCTGCTGCGGCACTCCGGCCGCCTCCTGGTGGAGCACGCGGCCCGGGCCCTCCGGGAGGGCGGCTGCGGACCGGTGTACGTGGTGCTGGGCGCGGCCGGTGAGCGGGTACGGGAGACGGCGGCCCTGCCCGGTTGCGTGCTGGTGGACAACCCGGACTGGACCCGGGGCATGGGCAGTTCGCTGCGGGCAGGGCTGACGGCCGTCTCCGCGGCGGATGCTGCCGCGGGGGACGAGGGGACGGGCCCCGGCGCCGAGGCGGTCCTGGTGTCCCTGGTGGATCAGCCGGGTATCGGCGCGGACGCGGTGGCCCGGGTGCGAGCCGCCTACCGCTCCCCGGTCACCCTCGCCGCCGCCGCGTACGGGGGCCGCCGCGGCCACCCCGTGCTGCTGGGCTGCGCACACTGGACCGGCGTCGCGCGCAGCGCACAGGCGGACGCGGGAGCGCGCGGGTATCTGCGGGAGCGGCAGGACGCGCTGGCACTCGTGGAGTGCGCGGACCTCGCCGACCCGTCCGACATCGACACCCCGGACGATCTGCACCGCCTGCGGTAG
- a CDS encoding serine/threonine-protein kinase — translation MGDGAAAQVFTPLAPDDPATVAGYRLAARLGSGGMGKVYLSYTPGGRPVAIKVIRPDFSEDPEFRRRFQQEVRAAERVQGLHTAPVIDSDTEGPQPWLATAYVPGPSLADAVSGHGRLPVPTVLFLVAGVAEALQVIHRAGIVHRDLKPSNVLLADDGPRVIDFGIARAADATSLTSSGVTIGTPSFMAPEQAAGERVTSATDIFALGQIAAFAALGTPAFGEGTSHGVLYRVVHAEPALEGVQDELRELVTRCLTKRPDDRPGLEEVLRLCQEASEGGELRRPGDWLPSPVAADITHRAAAPAPAQTPPPAHGAPPTAPVTQAAAPTQAAAPGVGPSPAGTAPLTAQVPPAPSPPPLSGPHPPPPAPPPLAAAPTMAARPVGSRHPGPPGAGPYGAGPYGPVHPRPLPPRRRWDRGKTIAAVVVGGMVLFWGAVFSLGSDESDRNGASGPDAKGEAAKRAPKPETYKGLNLPDGYFLAMGDDPLKPRDLDDGGIPSELTYLNTTIDGANLGIDEPNGKLALLDKSQKGSLKTCRAETRFTDDVALKQLAPGSRLCLQTTSGHIALVTYRGHAPQGDPSDYVKLDVTVWRDAIESEDG, via the coding sequence ATGGGTGACGGTGCGGCGGCGCAGGTCTTCACTCCGCTCGCGCCGGACGATCCGGCGACGGTCGCCGGATACCGGCTGGCGGCCCGGCTCGGCTCCGGAGGCATGGGCAAGGTCTACCTCTCCTACACCCCGGGCGGACGTCCCGTCGCCATCAAGGTCATCCGTCCCGACTTCAGCGAGGACCCGGAGTTCCGCCGCCGGTTCCAGCAGGAGGTCCGGGCCGCCGAGCGGGTGCAGGGGCTGCACACCGCGCCGGTGATCGACAGCGACACCGAGGGCCCGCAGCCCTGGCTGGCCACCGCCTATGTCCCGGGCCCCTCGCTCGCGGACGCGGTGAGCGGCCACGGGAGACTGCCGGTGCCCACCGTGCTCTTCCTGGTCGCGGGAGTCGCCGAGGCCCTCCAGGTCATCCACAGGGCGGGCATCGTCCACCGGGACCTCAAGCCCTCCAATGTGCTGCTCGCGGACGACGGGCCACGGGTCATCGACTTCGGTATCGCCCGCGCCGCCGACGCCACCTCGCTCACCAGCAGCGGGGTCACAATCGGTACGCCCTCGTTCATGGCGCCCGAGCAGGCGGCGGGGGAGCGGGTCACCTCGGCCACCGACATCTTCGCGCTGGGGCAGATAGCCGCCTTCGCCGCGCTGGGCACCCCGGCCTTCGGCGAGGGCACCTCGCACGGGGTCCTCTACCGTGTCGTGCACGCCGAACCGGCGCTGGAGGGCGTCCAGGACGAGTTGCGGGAGCTGGTCACCCGCTGTCTGACCAAACGCCCGGACGACCGGCCAGGGCTCGAGGAGGTGCTGAGGCTGTGCCAGGAGGCGTCCGAGGGTGGTGAGTTGCGGCGCCCGGGGGACTGGCTGCCCTCGCCGGTGGCCGCCGACATCACCCACCGCGCCGCGGCACCGGCGCCCGCGCAGACGCCGCCGCCCGCGCACGGCGCCCCACCGACCGCGCCCGTGACGCAGGCCGCGGCACCGACGCAGGCCGCGGCGCCCGGGGTCGGCCCCAGCCCCGCCGGAACGGCGCCGCTGACCGCCCAGGTGCCGCCCGCGCCGTCGCCGCCCCCGCTGTCCGGGCCGCATCCGCCGCCCCCGGCGCCGCCGCCGCTCGCCGCGGCTCCCACCATGGCCGCCCGCCCGGTGGGCTCGCGCCATCCGGGCCCGCCCGGTGCGGGCCCGTACGGTGCGGGCCCGTACGGTCCGGTCCACCCCCGGCCGCTGCCGCCCCGGCGCCGGTGGGACCGGGGCAAGACGATCGCGGCCGTGGTCGTGGGCGGGATGGTGCTCTTCTGGGGTGCCGTCTTCTCCCTGGGGTCCGACGAGTCCGACCGGAACGGGGCGTCCGGCCCCGACGCGAAGGGCGAGGCGGCGAAGCGGGCCCCGAAGCCCGAGACGTACAAGGGCCTGAACCTGCCCGACGGCTACTTCCTGGCGATGGGTGACGACCCCCTCAAGCCCCGGGACCTGGACGACGGCGGGATTCCCTCGGAGCTGACGTACCTCAACACGACCATCGACGGCGCGAACCTCGGCATCGACGAGCCCAACGGCAAGCTCGCCCTGCTGGACAAGTCCCAGAAGGGCTCGCTCAAGACCTGCCGGGCCGAGACGCGCTTCACCGACGATGTCGCGCTGAAGCAGCTCGCGCCCGGTTCCCGGCTGTGTCTGCAGACGACTTCCGGGCACATCGCCCTGGTCACCTACCGGGGCCACGCGCCGCAGGGCGACCCGAGCGACTACGTCAAGCTGGACGTGACGGTCTGGCGCGACGCGATCGAGTCGGAGGACGGGTAA
- a CDS encoding YfcC family protein, producing the protein MRTEAEPQEETEPQRGFTFPSALTVLALVTLLVWTVAFFVPSGSYDRDADGAPVQGTYHREPSGLGLADRFTDLFLSPVNGLYGVQDTRTGRIGPDLTGELFGAAGVFFFVLTIGAFITVVFATGAMDRGIGRLAHRLRDRGVLLIVGVMLVFSLLGTVEGFAEETLGFYGLVVPLMLALGYDRMVAIGTIVLGAGIGVLCSTVNPFATGVASSAADISLGDGIALRALMWVVLTAVTVGYVVRYARRVRDHPELSLSGYRPGDREQAAVRDDAAEPPPLTGLHMLVLVTVALVFAFMIFSVIPWSGALTGDARAAPYGWELGWSFPRLAALFLCAAILVGVLTRMGEQRFTSTFVRGVGEFVPPALVIVLARGVTAIMNNAKITDTLLHSIEGAVTGVPSALFTVMIYVVNLPLAFLIPSTSGHATLAMPVLAPLADFAGVSRAVVVTGWQAASGWMNLWVPTSAVIMGGISLARVGYDRYLRFALPLLGLLALLITGFLALGAVLT; encoded by the coding sequence ATGCGGACGGAGGCCGAGCCGCAGGAGGAGACCGAACCGCAGCGCGGTTTCACCTTTCCGAGCGCGCTCACGGTGCTCGCACTCGTCACCCTGCTGGTCTGGACGGTGGCGTTCTTCGTCCCCTCCGGCAGCTACGACCGCGACGCCGACGGCGCGCCCGTGCAGGGCACCTACCATCGCGAGCCGTCCGGACTCGGCCTCGCGGACCGGTTCACCGACCTCTTCCTCTCCCCGGTGAACGGCCTCTACGGTGTGCAGGACACCAGGACCGGCCGGATCGGCCCCGACCTCACCGGGGAACTCTTCGGCGCCGCCGGGGTGTTCTTCTTCGTCCTGACCATCGGCGCCTTCATCACCGTCGTCTTCGCCACCGGTGCCATGGACCGCGGGATCGGCCGCCTCGCCCACCGGCTGCGCGACCGGGGCGTCCTGCTGATCGTCGGCGTGATGCTGGTCTTCTCGCTGCTGGGCACCGTGGAAGGATTCGCCGAGGAGACGCTGGGGTTCTACGGACTCGTCGTCCCGCTGATGCTCGCGCTGGGCTACGACCGGATGGTGGCGATCGGCACCATCGTGCTGGGCGCCGGGATCGGGGTGCTGTGCTCGACCGTCAACCCCTTCGCCACGGGCGTGGCCTCCTCGGCCGCGGACATCTCACTCGGTGACGGCATCGCGCTGCGGGCGCTGATGTGGGTGGTGCTGACCGCGGTCACCGTCGGCTACGTCGTCCGGTACGCGCGTCGGGTGCGGGACCACCCCGAGCTCTCCCTCTCCGGCTACCGGCCCGGCGACCGGGAGCAGGCCGCGGTGCGCGACGACGCGGCCGAACCGCCGCCGCTCACCGGGCTGCACATGCTCGTCCTGGTGACCGTCGCGCTGGTCTTCGCCTTCATGATCTTCTCGGTGATCCCGTGGTCGGGCGCGCTGACCGGGGACGCCCGGGCCGCTCCCTACGGCTGGGAACTGGGCTGGTCCTTCCCGCGGTTGGCCGCGCTGTTCCTCTGCGCCGCGATCCTGGTGGGAGTGCTGACCCGGATGGGGGAGCAGCGGTTCACCAGCACCTTCGTCCGCGGCGTGGGCGAGTTCGTCCCGCCGGCCCTGGTGATCGTGCTGGCCCGCGGGGTGACGGCCATCATGAACAACGCCAAGATCACCGATACCCTGCTGCACTCCATCGAGGGAGCGGTCACCGGTGTCCCCTCGGCGCTCTTCACCGTGATGATCTACGTCGTCAATCTGCCCCTCGCCTTCCTCATCCCCTCCACGTCCGGCCACGCCACTCTGGCCATGCCGGTCCTGGCGCCGCTCGCCGACTTCGCCGGAGTCTCCCGCGCGGTCGTCGTCACCGGCTGGCAGGCGGCCAGCGGCTGGATGAACCTGTGGGTCCCCACCTCCGCCGTCATCATGGGCGGGATCTCCCTCGCCAGGGTCGGCTACGACCGGTACCTGCGCTTCGCGCTCCCGCTGCTGGGCCTGCTGGCGCTGCTGATCACGGGCTTCCTGGCGCTGGGCGCGGTGCTGACGTAG
- a CDS encoding IclR family transcriptional regulator yields MPPSAEHTTTPQAATPPAATGGVQSLERAFDLLERMADAGGEVGLSELSTASGLPLPTIHRLMRTLVSCGYVRQQPNRRYALGPRLIRLGESAARLLGTWARPYLARLVEETGETANMALLDGDEVVYVAQVPSRHSMRMFTEVGRRVLPHSTGVGKVLLAHTPDDQVRALLARTGMPAATEKTITTPEGFLEALAHVREAGYATDDNEQEIGVRCIAVSVPDSPTSAAVSISGPAGRVTDAATDKFVPLLHEVAGDLSTALASSGNGQ; encoded by the coding sequence GTGCCGCCGTCCGCAGAGCACACAACCACCCCCCAGGCTGCCACGCCGCCCGCCGCGACCGGCGGGGTGCAGTCCCTCGAGCGGGCCTTCGACCTGCTGGAGCGGATGGCCGACGCCGGGGGCGAGGTCGGTCTCAGCGAGCTCTCGACCGCCAGCGGCCTGCCGCTTCCCACCATCCACCGGCTGATGCGCACCCTCGTCTCCTGCGGCTACGTACGCCAGCAGCCCAACCGGCGCTACGCCCTGGGCCCCCGGCTGATCCGGCTCGGGGAGAGCGCGGCCCGGCTGCTGGGCACCTGGGCCCGCCCCTACCTGGCCCGGCTGGTGGAGGAGACCGGCGAGACGGCGAACATGGCACTGCTCGACGGCGACGAGGTCGTCTACGTCGCGCAGGTGCCCTCCCGGCACTCCATGAGAATGTTCACCGAGGTCGGCCGCCGGGTGCTGCCGCACTCCACCGGTGTCGGCAAGGTCCTCCTCGCGCACACCCCGGACGACCAGGTCCGGGCGCTGCTGGCCAGGACGGGCATGCCCGCCGCCACCGAGAAGACCATCACCACCCCGGAGGGCTTCCTGGAGGCCCTCGCGCACGTGCGCGAGGCCGGGTACGCCACCGACGACAACGAGCAGGAGATCGGCGTGCGCTGCATCGCCGTCTCCGTGCCGGACTCGCCGACCTCCGCCGCCGTCTCCATCTCGGGCCCCGCGGGCCGGGTCACCGACGCGGCCACGGACAAGTTCGTCCCCCTGCTGCACGAGGTGGCCGGCGACCTGTCCACGGCCCTCGCCAGCTCGGGGAACGGCCAGTGA
- the aceB gene encoding malate synthase A, with amino-acid sequence MSAPAPSPLEIVGVEPGRRPERQDEVLTGAALDFVAALHRRFTPRRDELLARRAEKRAEIARTSTLDFLPETAEVRAGDWRVADCPPALLDRRVEITGPTDRKMTINALNSGAKVWLADFEDASAPTWENVIGGQLNLSDAFERRIDFTDERSGKSYALRPAEDLATVVVRPRGWHMDERHLECDGQPVPGALVDFGLYFFHNAQRLLDLGKGPYFYLPKTESHLEARLWNEVFGFAQEYCGIPHGTVRATVLIETITAAYEMEEILYELREHAAGLNAGRWDYLFSIVKNFRDAGSRFVLPDRNAVTMTAPFMRAYTELLVRTCHKRGAHAIGGMAAFIPSRKDAEVNEVAFEKVRADKDREARDGFDGSWVAHPDLVPVAKASFDAVLGDRPHQKDRLREDVEVKAADLIAVDSLEARPTSEGLRNAVQVGIRYIEAWLRGLGAVAIFNLMEDAATAEISRSQIWQWINAGVVLDDGRQVTAELARQVAADELAALRAEIGEETFAAGRWQEAHDLLLRVALDEQYEDFLTTPAYAALRD; translated from the coding sequence ATGTCCGCACCAGCGCCCTCCCCGCTGGAAATCGTCGGCGTCGAGCCAGGGCGGCGGCCCGAGAGGCAGGACGAGGTTCTGACCGGTGCCGCGCTCGACTTCGTCGCCGCGCTGCACCGCAGGTTCACCCCGCGCCGGGACGAACTGCTCGCCCGCCGCGCCGAGAAGCGCGCCGAGATCGCCCGCACCAGCACGCTGGACTTCCTCCCGGAGACCGCGGAAGTGCGGGCAGGCGACTGGCGGGTGGCCGACTGCCCGCCCGCGCTGCTGGACCGCCGGGTCGAGATCACCGGCCCCACCGACCGCAAGATGACGATCAACGCGCTCAACTCCGGCGCGAAGGTGTGGCTCGCCGACTTCGAGGACGCCTCGGCGCCCACCTGGGAGAACGTGATCGGCGGCCAGCTCAACCTGAGCGACGCCTTCGAGCGGCGCATCGACTTCACCGACGAGCGCTCCGGCAAGAGCTACGCGCTGCGCCCCGCCGAGGACCTGGCCACCGTCGTGGTGCGGCCGCGCGGCTGGCACATGGACGAGCGGCACCTGGAGTGCGACGGGCAGCCGGTGCCCGGCGCGCTGGTCGACTTCGGGCTCTACTTCTTCCACAACGCGCAGCGGCTGCTCGATCTGGGCAAGGGGCCCTACTTCTACCTGCCCAAGACCGAGTCGCACCTGGAAGCGCGGCTGTGGAACGAGGTGTTCGGCTTCGCGCAGGAGTACTGCGGCATCCCGCACGGCACCGTCCGCGCCACCGTGCTGATCGAGACGATCACCGCGGCCTACGAGATGGAGGAGATCCTCTACGAGCTGCGCGAGCACGCCGCCGGACTGAACGCGGGCCGCTGGGACTACCTCTTCTCCATCGTCAAGAACTTCCGGGACGCGGGCTCCCGGTTCGTGCTGCCCGACCGCAACGCGGTGACGATGACGGCGCCGTTCATGCGGGCCTACACCGAGCTGCTGGTGCGCACCTGCCACAAGCGCGGGGCCCACGCGATCGGCGGCATGGCGGCCTTCATCCCCTCCCGCAAGGACGCGGAGGTCAACGAAGTCGCCTTCGAGAAGGTCCGGGCCGACAAGGACCGGGAGGCGCGGGACGGCTTCGACGGCTCCTGGGTCGCCCACCCGGACCTGGTGCCGGTCGCCAAGGCGTCTTTCGACGCCGTCCTCGGCGACCGCCCGCACCAGAAGGACCGGCTGCGCGAGGACGTCGAGGTGAAGGCCGCCGACCTGATCGCGGTCGACTCGCTGGAGGCCCGCCCCACCTCCGAGGGCCTGCGCAACGCCGTCCAGGTGGGCATCCGCTACATCGAGGCGTGGCTGCGCGGCCTGGGCGCCGTGGCCATCTTCAACCTGATGGAGGACGCGGCCACCGCGGAGATCTCCCGCTCCCAGATCTGGCAGTGGATCAACGCGGGCGTCGTCCTGGACGACGGCCGGCAGGTCACCGCGGAGCTGGCGCGGCAGGTCGCGGCCGACGAACTCGCCGCGCTCCGCGCCGAGATCGGCGAGGAGACCTTCGCAGCCGGTCGCTGGCAGGAGGCGCACGACCTGCTGCTGCGGGTGGCCCTCGACGAGCAGTACGAGGACTTCCTGACCACTCCGGCCTACGCGGCCCTGCGCGACTGA
- a CDS encoding DUF5955 family protein: MRSEAVGERRSVTAAHETGSDPRVEALGRAVQRMRRALDAHPAELPDRREAERGLDALTAAVRSGAPAAEELRYPLLLLAAAVGSVSALARPLVGVREAVELFGTGPRPES; this comes from the coding sequence GTGCGAAGCGAGGCTGTGGGTGAGCGGCGGTCCGTGACCGCCGCGCACGAGACCGGCTCCGACCCGCGGGTCGAGGCGCTGGGCCGGGCCGTGCAGCGGATGCGGCGGGCGCTGGACGCGCACCCCGCCGAGCTGCCCGACCGCCGCGAGGCCGAGCGCGGGCTGGACGCGCTGACGGCCGCGGTCCGCTCCGGAGCGCCCGCCGCGGAGGAGCTGCGCTATCCGCTGCTGCTGCTGGCGGCAGCCGTCGGCTCGGTGAGCGCCCTGGCGCGCCCGCTGGTCGGCGTCCGGGAGGCCGTCGAACTCTTCGGGACCGGCCCGCGCCCCGAAAGCTGA